Genomic DNA from Schistocerca americana isolate TAMUIC-IGC-003095 chromosome 6, iqSchAmer2.1, whole genome shotgun sequence:
tcctctacaccacggtgctactcagcttcttctgtgacaatatctgTTCTGGTTGCGAGTCAGAAATCTGGTTTCATGTATCTCTCCACATTCTACCCTATCTAGTCATGTCTGCATTACTACTGCAAAATACATAAACTTGAATATGTCACGGTATCCCCTCTACAATTGCTACCCCATACTTCTTCCACTAACACTTAACTTCTCCTTGGTCCCtctggatgtgtcctgtcaacctacccatctgttagtcaggttgtgccacaaatatctttccTCCCCAACTTGATTAAGTACTTTGTCATAAGATAGCCCTGTAATCCATTTGATTCTTCTCTAGCAAACTATTTCAAAGGCTTCTAGTCTTCCCATACTGTAAGCAAATACTTTGTGGAAAAAAATCtgctaacactgaaatttatatctGTTCTTAACAAattactctctctttttttttttttttttaagaaaaactgttCTTCTTGTTACCTGTCTGCATTGTATATCCTTTTTGCTTCGGCTATCATCactattttgcagcccaaatagcaaaactcctccacTACTTTTAGTGTATCATCTCGTAATCGAAGACCTTCAGCATCACATGATTGAATTTTCTACACTTTGGTTCCCTTGCTTTACTTTAGTTGATTTTAATCCTGTAAATGCTTCTCAAGATTACTATCCACATTGTTCAGCTAATATTCCAGGTCATTTGTTCTCTCTGATGAAATAACAGTCATTGGCCAaccttcaaatttttatttctacttCCTGAAAATTCtccttgctttcctttactgcttgttctacgttcagattgaataacatgggggataagCTGCAttcttgtctcacttccttcttaaCCACTATCTTCTGTTGATGTCCTCCGACTGTTATATTtacagtctgctttctgtacaagctatacacaggttggtcagaaacagtctgaaaagcttataagggtactgcagggtaggttgtactgagaaataattgttaaggaaaaaatttgatacgttgtgccatttccgagttaattaacattgaaattagccaatcaggccctTGCACACAAAAATTCCAGTGGtctgccagagacagtgtcaccaaatgtgttctaCATTtgttttcctcaaaccgaacaagagagcaatacaaaaattggacacaGGATAACAGCAAGGAtcaaacccgagccaaaggctgagcagtcttgtgtGCTGTTgtctatgctatgagaacaactgccactaattgtatctggtgggccacttgaatttgcacaaCCAACAGACTGATTGGCTGGTGTCAACGGTAATTAACTTGGACATATTgtgtttttttcttaacaattatttctcagcacaacctacatccaacaccctcacaagctttttAGGCTGCTTCTGTCCATCCTAtgcatacatttttttggaccctgaTAATTTGAAATTTTCTAAGGGTGTATTCCAGTTTAAAAAGACTAATTTATTTTctatatctacaaatgctatagactCATCTTTCTTCAAACTGTCTTTTAAGATAAGTTATAGGGTCGGTAATGCCTCACGTCTTTCACTTCTCCAGAGCACAAGctgatctacatccatactccgcaagccacctgacggtgtgtggtggagggttccttgagtacctctatcggttctcccttctattccagtctcgtattgttcgtggaaagaaggattgtcagtatgcctctgtgtgggctctaatctctctgattttatcctcatggtctcttcgcgagatatatgtaggagggagctatatactgcttgactcctcggtgaaggtatgttctcgaaacttcaacacaagcccgtaccgagctactgagcgtctctcctgcagatccttccactggagtttatctatcatctccataacgctttcgcgattactaaatgatcctgtaacgaagcgcgctgctctccgttggatcttctctatctcttctatcaaccctctctggtacagatcccacactgctgagcagtattcaagcagtgggcgaacaagcgcactgtaacctacttcctttgttttcggattgcatttccttaggattcttcaaatgaatctcagtctggcatctgctttaccgacgatcagctttatatgatcattccattttaaatcactcctaatgcgtactcccagataatttatggaattaactgcttccagttgctgacctgctatattgtagctaaatgatacgggatctttctttctatgtattcgcagcacattacacattcCCCCATATCAGCTTGTACCAATCATTCCATTTCTCTGTAAATAGCGTATGGTAAGTGTTTTGCAGGCATGCCTTAACAAGCTGATGGTTTGGTAAttattcacacttgtcaacacccaCCTTTTTTGGCATAGGGATTATTACATTACATACTCCGAATAGCACATACACTGAGAGGCACATACAAAAGAGAATGAAAAGTTTGCCATCTTTCGGAAGAAATCTTTTGAgaagagactctctctctctctctctctctctctctctctctctctctctctctacctctttaGGATGCATGCTGTTTGGAGAGGGGTCCCCTTTACTCCTAAGTACTTACATTTTGCTGGAACTTTCCTACAGGACTGATGACTCTGTAGTTTGGTCACTTTCTCTCCaatccaatcaaccaaccaaccaacttttctacgtgattattatattcttcttgaagtttgaagcTATTTTTCCTGTTTTATATGTATATCAAGAATCTTAATAATTTTGACAGAATTTCCTCTACTCCAGTTTCTCGCCATGATGTAAACCTTCTATATATTCCTACCACCTTCcagctttttcttttttgtttagtactggcttgccatctaaaCTGTTGATGTTCTTATagatggttttcttttctccaaagcgtATGCCTCTTCTGCCTTAGAGTTTTGCACACTTTACAGCTTTGCATTTTCTTTTGGGCCATTCCTGCTGTGCCATTTTCCACATTCTGAATTATCAGTAACAAACATTCTGCCTGTTGTATGCAACTTCTAAACATAAATTGGACTTCAATACAAATTTAATGATACTTTGATGTTTTTAACAGTTTTAGTCCAGAAGTAATGAGGCATTATGAAATACTGGTACACGTTACCATAGCAGGTATCACTCTCATATTTTCAACAGCTCACGGTAACGAATGCAGAATTAGCATGCTGAGAAAGTACAAGAGGTGATCAAAAAGTACCGTCTGAGGGAACTGCTGAGCATATATCCAACATAGCGCAACTctgatgcaggtatataagcattggcatgtaggcaagggatcagtGTCGCATTCGTGTCTTTGCAATGTGTGTGCAGTAAAtatggaaacatgaactatggtgacattatcaccaaacaggaccaacatgctgttattcttttcttggatgcCAAAGAATGAATGCTAGTAGACATTCATCACAGAATGAAGAGTGTATAAGGGCCAACGTGTGTGACAAAAACCACCACTGTGGACTCACATGCCAAGTACCATGCAGGTCACAATTTGACACAAGATGCCAgttgatctgggaggccagcctcttCCATTATCGACAAAAACAAGTGGGCAGTTGATGCAATTACGGCGAACCAGAGCATAACCACTCGTGCACTAGTGAAAGATCTAGACATCAGCTTTTGGTAGCATGCAACACACTATCCAGCAGGAGGTAGGCTACCGTAAGATCTGCAGCAAGCAGATACTCCAGGCGGTGTATGCTGAAATAGCAAACAGGATGGCTGTTTGCCAGAAGCATCTGGTGCATTTCAGTTTTGTATGAAACTCATTCCTTGAGTGCACTACTGCAGGCTACGAATGCTGGTGCCACCACTGGGAACAGGAGTCAAAAAAGTCACCCATCCTCCTCTCCTCCCATGAAGTTCCACAACCAGCCCTCTGCTGGTAAGGTAATGATCACCCTGCTCTTTGATTACAGGGGCCCATTGCTTCTCAATTTCAAGGAACCTGGTGTCTCTATCACTGGGTAGTGGTACTGTGCAACACTGGTAAAATTATGTCATGTAATTAAGACAAAACATCCAgaaaaactgtgtgaaaatgaTTGCGCACGTCCacgtatcgcaaatgtcgtaacgcagaagcccCTGTGTGATTATTATGCCTTCGGTTTCTTAAAAAAAGCCTTGAAGggtcgatgattcctgtcggacAAGGATGTGCAGTAAGCAGTTGTAGACTTCTACACACAGcgcaggacatggtgttttatcAAATGGGTATCTTAACCCTTTTGCATCAGTGGGATGATTGCTCAATGCTCacagtgattttgcctgattggcataccaattctggactgcaCGCCCTTTGAACGGAAACTTTCTGGTTGCCCCTTATATTATTATTGTGGTATCGGCCGTTATCTGATGGGCTGCACTTTCAAATATGCATGCCGGCACTTATGCTGTCGCATTTCCTACAGCCATCAACGTGGCATGAGGGTGCTGCCAGTGAGAGGCAAGCATCCCCTATCCGAAGCTCCAGTGGCTGGCGAACTTATGTTAGACATTCATGCACAACCACCATTTTGTGTATTTGCCAGCTGAATAACTTTTACAGGCTTTCATAGTGGCCAGGTCTCAGCATCTTCTGAACAGACATTGTTTTGAATATtgacagatttataaatattttgtatctgtatatgtttcaacattccaagctactgttagcaactgattcTGCCaatacagcaacaaagttataTATTATTTTTACTACTGGATATTAGATgtacaataaattaatatctgaagtcTCTATCAATGAATGACATCTGTTCCTCATTTCTGTGTCCAGTAAAGAACCACACAGCATGTAAAGAAAGACATAAAAATTGTATTCACAACAGTTTTCATAACTGTTAAACTCCTACTTCTCACTATGCAAGAATCTCCTACATAAAAATTGCAGGGAGGGGGAATCCCATTTTGTCACAAATTGTAGAAGACTTTCAGTTGTAAAAACAAGTCACACAGGCAGTTCCCAGTCACAACTTGATAATGCTGTTCCTAACCATTCTACTGTCCAGATTTGGCTTCGACCAATTTCTTTTTGTTCCTTGGATGAGAAGAAGACTGGAACATATTGCTTTGACACAACAAAGGCAGTCCTAGTGACTTCAACAGGGTGCCTGATCAGCCTCATGATTGCTGCCTTCCAGGGCCCTAAGAAGACTGAAAAAAGCAGTGTTGTGGTGTATTTGAGTAGGGGGGTCATACTTTGAGGAAATTGACTCACTGTACATAAATCTTCggtgaatttatttttattattttctcctATCACCATCTCTTGAagtatcttttatttcttttcacaCACTTTTCTCCTGAGTTCAGTTTAATATTTTTCCACTGGTCTGTTGTCAACAGCTTCTTACAGGTATTAttcttgattttatttttattttgtatgaatATGCGCTGCTCTCCAGTTTTTCCTGTTTCAGCAATTCACAGGGCTCCTCTTCTATGCTAAATATTTACTAAATGGTTGGTGGGAAAAATAAGGGGAATTAAAAGCTGTTTCAGGGAATACTGTTCCTCTTTAAATGAATACATCGATTGTTATTGTGTACCAAACTGTGCTAGCAATAAAACAACAGATAAACAAGCAGCCCAACTACTATTGCAATAATATTACACCACTACTCTTTCTCATCTTGATAATTGCAAATAGGATTAACCAGTTTAGTTCCTAAGAGTTGCCATAACCAATTAGTTATCAAGCATAAACCAGATTTACATTGTGTGACTTTCCAAAGGTTGACAGTTTAATTTTTCAGGTGGACTTAGTATGAAAATATCTCTAAAGATGCCTGTAAATATCTCCAAGAGACAGAATGTTGCCAGCAAGTGTAATAGATGGAGTTGTAAAAGATGATGGCTTTTCCTAATGTTAAAAAATCCTCACGAGTTACACTGTCCAGTGACACACTACTTAGGACACTGGACTAACGTTTCCTATTATGATCATTCAAATCCCATCTGACAATTTTAATTTAGGTTTCTCATGGTTTCCACAAATCACTTtaagtaaatgccaggatggttccttcaaaaatgGTGTGGATGATTTCCTTACACATCCAATCTTGTGCTTCACTACAGCAACCTCATTGTCAAAGGGACATTAAACCTTAATCTACTTTACCTAAAAAatctttacaaaaattattttaatgaaatatcTGGCAATATTTTCCCCTTGCATAGCACAAAACAGAATCTCTGCAGCAGGTAaatatttaaaccaacaaacatgtAGGAATGAGGTGGGTGAATGATCTGGGAGGCATTACatcataaaaaaatttacaaacatttattttggtAAAGTAAATGTAATACAAATATTTTTTGAGCACACTTCAGCTTATATTGAATCCAGTGTCACTTGCCTACTGAGATCTTTAACTTCGTTGTCTTGGGAACATGACGAATAGTCAGAGAAACTCTTCGGCCCCTGGTAAGTTTCTCTCCCAAAACATAATTTCCTGAACACACATGGAGATTTGCAATATTGTTTGTCACATGATCATCCATAACTTCTGCTATTGAGTGAAGGTAATTGTGATATAATTCATCCTGCAGGATGAGTAAACTCCTTTGTTCCAAAAGAAGAGAGAATGTTGGACCCTTTGATGCATCATCCTGCTACAGAAATACACAGAAAATTTTCTCTGTAATTGTTGACTTCAAACTCTAttagagaagaaatattgatttccTCTAAATGGACTTACCACAGATGCTCCCTGGCAGTCTTCACTCTTAGAAGGCTGAAATTCCAGAAGGGTGTGAGAGCCACAGCTTATTGTTGTAACCGTTGGATAGAACAGAGGACCATCAGTATGGGGCTGAGTAAAAATGTTAAGTACAATGTTATGTTCACAAATTATAAGGTATCCTACAGCGAAAAATTAAATGTGTCATACATTACCATTATCCCCTGTCCAGGGAGATACTCATTTATTAGGACATGATTTGGACACTTCTCAGTTTCAAAGATTCCCAGGGTGGCTATCTTATCAATATATTTCTTTAACCACTGAAAAGTGATCAACAGCATTAACAAAGTTTGTAACTTACTTCAACACTGTTAACAGTATGATACCAGCTCCATTAATGGTTTGAGTTAACTGTCTAAATAAATTCCATACTTTTCTGGAAAAAGAAACCACTCCAATCTTGCCTACTTACATCTGGTATCTTCTCAGCAATCATTCCTTTCGGATGAGGAACACCACCCCAGTTCTGAAGTCTACGGTGTGACAACTGGGTCCACTTTGGTTTTGGTACAGAATCAACATGTTCTATAATGTacctctcctcctcctctgttatGAACTGAGGAATGTAGTATACTGTGCCTGGAATCTACAAATATCAGaatgttgaatgttacttaaatgcTGTGTATTTATCATGAACACAGCTGTAGATGTCCCACTTTCATTGACAGCAATTTAAGAGCaatgtgaagttaatttgtttattcatttactagCAGTAAATCCCTTTGGCACATTAAGCTCTAAATTTACAGTAATTTCATGGAAAAAATGTTGCAAAGTAAGATAGTGTGGCACTGCTGACATAGAGCCCTGCAGGGGTCATTCTACTGCCTAATTGGAAAGGCACATTTCCTTTGTAGCTTGCATTTTGGGTGTAACTGTTCAGGATAAGAAAATGTCTGATACAGATGTATAAGTGATAGGTAACATAATAATACTATTTAAAATGCAAAGTGTTATTAATTTTAAATTGTGGTAGGGAATTGCAGTTAAATGCTGAATTGCTAGATGGCATTAACCGTATACTCTCGCATGCAAGAGTGAGgaggtacactgcctgacaaaaaagtgaagcatcgagGGGTATTCCATGCAGAAAAGTGACATTTTCAATCTGACCATctcagatttctttcaaatttggtgcATTCAATGGCCCAGATAAAAGATGGAAAATTAGCAGTTTTTAGAGGTACGCAACAGTTGTGAAGAAAGTTACAGGTCtccagagtttgaaaattgtgtgaaATTTATATGCATCTGTCTCAACATAAATGAGTATAATTCTGGTTCTATTCGAGATACAGCAATGAAACTCGTATTATTGAAAAGCTAATGAGTAAACATGATATGCTGATATACAACACAAGTTTCTAAGCGTTTTCACATTCAAGGTCATTGACCTTAACCTTTAACACTGAATATCTCAAAACAccccattttcaatttttttgaaaaacatatAATGTACTGCTCCAATGTGTTACTATAAACACAGTATGTATCAAGATTTCAACTAAAGGTATCATactcaaaaatttattttgtcagcATAAGTACACTATCAAAATGCAGGAGGTAGCACATAAATATGAAACCCAAATTATTAAAAATTGCAATTTATACATAATGTTAtgtaaaaatatgtttatattattTAGTGTTGTTATGAATCTTTTACAGTGTAGTTTGAATGAAAAGGCAATAAAATGTGGTAAAATCTCCTCTCACAAGTCTCCATTTAAATTGTTAATGTTCACCTCATCTGATGCAGAGAGACTGTACATCCTTCTAGTTGGTGTCACTGGATCCACTTTTGTGAGCATGTCACATCTTCTGATAACACAAGTGTCAAGTTTGGTAGGAAACACAAATGATGGAGGTGGTCCATGCAGATCCAAGAAACTGGCCTATACTTCATAAGTTTGCAATACATACACAACTCACCAGTGACTTTCATACATACAGGCAACAAATCCATATATGTCTTACAGCATTTCAGTCACCACAGCAATCACTGACTCTCTTTTCTGCTTGTTAAAGAAGCAGAATATGCCTTTGTTTTTACTACACTTTTGTTAATAGGTATTACACAATGAAGCTTCTGGGTACCTGGAATTGTTCTTATATACTTGAAATTTTGCTTCATCTTGGCAATATCTTCATCATGATGGGAAGCTGATGTATATTGGAAGACACATGAAGGAACATTTTCTTTGCACCACTGAAACAACTATTGTGGTGTCAAAGTATGGTTTTCATGATGTTGCAAGAGGCTGGCAAGTGTGGCTAATCTCTTTAAAATCCCTGCAACCCTCTCACAAGGTCCTACATTGTGTTCTGTACCAAATTCTGCTGAAACATCAAAGCGTCCTGCCATTCTGCTGAAACACAAAAATCTTCCTGATGGTATGACAGATTCTTGAAATTCTTTCTGTTTTTGTACTGAGCAGCATATCTATCCAAAAAGTAATAAATGTGCATTGGAGTTGGAAAGTGACATTttaagaaattaataaaattacactaGACAGAATACGAGGTCTGTccaaaaaattctgtaacattcGTAACTTTGCGCCAAAGGTGTGCTGGAGCGAAATGTGGTttgcatccctgcacacacctgtgtttgatgtgtaactgccagaagtttcattgttgtatgtctgttagttattgttagtgctgtattgagtagaaagttgtgtcacacagtttgttaatttcgaaatggcagagttagaggaacaaCATGTCTgccttaaattttgcgtgaaattcaagaaaacctttacagaaacacaccaaatgatgcaggaagcctacagtatgAGTACTTAAGTCATACTGAGACCAAGGTTTAATCTTCACATTgagttgggaaaggttctccatgATCagaaaaaagctcatcaggtcac
This window encodes:
- the LOC124619538 gene encoding alpha-ketoglutarate-dependent dioxygenase alkB homolog 6, which translates into the protein MDYQKYKIEKIPGTVYYIPQFITEEEERYIIEHVDSVPKPKWTQLSHRRLQNWGGVPHPKGMIAEKIPDWLKKYIDKIATLGIFETEKCPNHVLINEYLPGQGIMPHTDGPLFYPTVTTISCGSHTLLEFQPSKSEDCQGASVQDDASKGPTFSLLLEQRSLLILQDELYHNYLHSIAEVMDDHVTNNIANLHVCSGNYVLGEKLTRGRRVSLTIRHVPKTTKLKISVGK